A genomic stretch from Dyella sp. M7H15-1 includes:
- a CDS encoding M1 family metallopeptidase — translation MHRLILPIIMTALASCCATALAATPDDQLPHGRLPAWAVPQSYELAFRVDPGQPRFSGTTTIKVDLKQAADHLWLDGRDLDVSKATVTEANGTVHDSKYVAVSPKEGVSRIDFSTTLQPQQLTLTMAYTAPLNQQLQGLYKVSRAGTPYAMTQMEPISARFAFPSFDEPGFKTPYDIKLTIPSDLTGVANTRQIDEAPADVGWKTLTFEQTRPLPTYLVAFAVGPWDISRGPDIAPDDYRIDVLPLRGIAAKGEAHRLQHVLSETPSIIHTLENYYGFGYPFGKLDLLAAPDFSAGAMENPGLVTFRDWLLLLDPDSPEQYVRGSFNVTAHELAHQWTGDTVTLAWWDDLWLNEAFATWMQQKVTMKVHPEYHADLDRVMGAETAMHNDSLTTARQIRQPITGSGDIAMAFDGITYRKGAAVLGMFEGYVDEDVFQKGMRAYIQAHKFGNATADDLVAAIAHAAHQEDTFKRAFNSFLDQNGVPYVQAKLEQQDGKTLLQLSQSRYLPLGSSGDAHRLWGIPVCVRYAIHAGTKVTCSLLDKQTGSMVLADAIPSTWVMPNADARGYYRFSLDKAGWSDLTQHVVALSNAEQLAYADSIDAGFRQGEWNAGEAMAALKPLASVATAEVAVAPLSMLEWIYRNEAVTDAQRAKIVTWVKDAYLPRLQQLGYQRKPGEAGSDTLLRSQLVGALALVFKAPEVRAAMLIQGDAALARKADGHLNLEAANPDLLSVALGVAVQERGKPAVDALMAELPQTISPDLRNAMLAGLSKTTDATLANQVRDFALTKDVKVGEMAMLLRGNQDTMLARDGLWQWFTRHYQPVLARTGSFASGMLPGLVGGGSCSSAEAERLQDYFAPRLKDIPGANRGLAQTREQTLLCAALKAKQDPDKI, via the coding sequence ATGCATCGTCTTATCCTTCCTATCATCATGACCGCTTTGGCTAGTTGCTGCGCGACTGCCTTGGCCGCTACGCCCGACGATCAGTTGCCACACGGCCGCTTGCCGGCTTGGGCGGTGCCGCAGTCTTATGAGTTGGCATTCCGGGTCGATCCGGGCCAGCCCCGCTTTTCAGGCACGACAACCATCAAGGTCGACCTGAAGCAGGCTGCCGACCACCTATGGTTGGATGGTCGCGATCTGGACGTCAGCAAGGCCACAGTGACCGAGGCAAACGGAACGGTTCACGACAGCAAATACGTGGCCGTATCACCGAAGGAAGGCGTGTCGCGGATTGATTTCAGTACAACGCTGCAGCCACAGCAATTGACCTTGACGATGGCTTATACCGCACCGTTGAACCAGCAGCTTCAGGGTTTGTACAAAGTCAGCCGTGCGGGTACGCCCTACGCGATGACACAAATGGAGCCGATCAGTGCACGCTTTGCGTTTCCCAGTTTCGATGAGCCGGGCTTCAAGACACCCTACGACATCAAGCTGACGATTCCTTCAGACCTGACGGGTGTTGCCAATACTCGGCAGATCGATGAAGCGCCTGCGGACGTAGGTTGGAAAACCCTGACCTTCGAGCAGACGCGCCCACTGCCCACCTATCTGGTGGCGTTTGCGGTTGGCCCCTGGGATATCTCTCGGGGGCCGGATATTGCGCCGGACGACTACCGTATCGATGTGTTGCCCCTGCGCGGCATCGCGGCAAAGGGCGAAGCCCATCGTCTGCAGCATGTGCTGAGTGAAACGCCAAGCATTATTCACACGCTCGAAAACTACTACGGCTTTGGTTATCCCTTCGGCAAACTTGATCTGCTTGCCGCACCGGATTTCTCTGCTGGCGCCATGGAAAATCCGGGCTTGGTGACCTTTCGCGACTGGCTGTTGTTGCTAGATCCCGATTCGCCGGAGCAATACGTGCGTGGTTCGTTCAATGTTACGGCGCACGAGCTTGCACACCAGTGGACCGGTGATACGGTCACGCTGGCATGGTGGGATGATCTCTGGCTCAACGAAGCCTTTGCCACTTGGATGCAGCAAAAGGTCACCATGAAGGTGCATCCGGAATACCACGCCGACCTTGATCGCGTCATGGGTGCGGAAACGGCCATGCACAATGACAGCTTGACTACCGCACGCCAGATTCGTCAGCCGATCACTGGCAGCGGTGATATCGCGATGGCGTTCGATGGCATTACCTATCGCAAGGGTGCCGCAGTTCTCGGCATGTTTGAAGGCTATGTGGACGAAGATGTCTTCCAGAAAGGCATGCGCGCCTATATTCAGGCACACAAGTTTGGCAATGCCACGGCGGATGATTTGGTCGCTGCGATCGCCCATGCTGCCCATCAGGAGGACACATTCAAGCGCGCGTTCAACAGTTTTCTTGACCAGAACGGCGTGCCTTATGTACAGGCCAAGCTTGAGCAGCAGGACGGCAAGACCTTGCTGCAACTGAGTCAAAGCCGCTACCTGCCACTTGGCAGCAGCGGCGACGCCCATCGTCTGTGGGGCATCCCGGTTTGCGTGCGCTATGCCATCCACGCGGGGACCAAAGTGACTTGCAGCTTGCTCGACAAACAGACGGGCAGCATGGTTCTGGCCGATGCTATCCCCTCGACCTGGGTTATGCCCAATGCGGATGCGCGTGGTTATTACCGCTTCAGCCTTGACAAGGCGGGGTGGTCGGATCTCACGCAACATGTGGTTGCGTTGAGTAATGCCGAGCAGTTGGCCTATGCCGACAGCATCGATGCCGGCTTCCGCCAAGGCGAGTGGAATGCGGGTGAAGCCATGGCTGCCCTGAAACCACTAGCCAGCGTGGCTACCGCGGAAGTTGCCGTGGCGCCGCTATCGATGCTCGAATGGATCTATCGCAATGAAGCCGTCACCGATGCCCAGCGCGCAAAAATTGTCACGTGGGTGAAGGATGCCTATCTGCCACGCTTGCAGCAGCTTGGCTACCAGCGCAAGCCTGGCGAAGCCGGTTCTGACACGCTTTTGCGTAGTCAGCTTGTCGGTGCGCTTGCGCTTGTTTTCAAGGCACCTGAAGTCCGTGCGGCGATGCTCATCCAAGGTGATGCGGCGCTCGCCAGGAAGGCCGACGGTCACTTGAATCTGGAGGCGGCCAACCCTGATCTTCTGAGCGTTGCGTTGGGCGTTGCGGTACAGGAGCGTGGCAAACCCGCCGTGGACGCATTGATGGCGGAGCTTCCGCAAACCATCAGTCCCGATCTGCGCAATGCCATGCTTGCCGGCCTGAGCAAGACCACGGATGCCACTCTGGCCAACCAGGTGCGGGATTTCGCGTTGACCAAGGATGTGAAAGTCGGCGAAATGGCCATGCTTCTGCGCGGCAACCAGGACACCATGCTTGCACGTGATGGTTTGTGGCAATGGTTCACCAGGCACTACCAGCCAGTGTTGGCACGCACAGGCAGTTTTGCCAGCGGCATGCTGCCTGGGCTGGTTGGTGGTGGTAGCTGTTCGTCGGCGGAGGCCGAGCGTTTGCAGGATTATTTCGCTCCGCGCCTGAAGGATATCCCGGGAGCCAACCGCGGCCTGGCACAGACCCGTGAGCAGACCCTGCTTTGCGCGGCGCTTAAGGCTAAGCAGGACCCCGACAAAATCTGA
- a CDS encoding response regulator transcription factor: protein MTDNHPPSAHSITPPPHVFVLEDNTELRQDILLPALREHGFQVQGAATATELYRTMLTQHVDMIVLDVGLPDEDGFSVARHLRTISDIGIVVLTGHTDRQHQLDALKSGADFYLPKPVDLDVLAITLKNLARRIPSKQHAHKPQPQHKPSTATHWRLEAGGWRLVSPRGKSVVLTASEQCVTTTLATERGSPVSRDLLIRALSRNVYDFDPHRLEMMIHRLRRKVLANTGETLPLITVRGSGYLFTCDGDSSVLSS, encoded by the coding sequence ATGACGGATAATCACCCTCCCTCTGCCCATTCCATCACACCGCCCCCTCACGTCTTCGTGCTCGAAGACAACACCGAACTGCGCCAGGACATACTGCTTCCTGCCCTGCGCGAGCACGGCTTTCAAGTGCAAGGTGCCGCCACGGCGACGGAGCTTTACCGGACCATGCTTACCCAACACGTCGACATGATCGTGCTAGATGTGGGATTGCCTGATGAAGATGGCTTTTCCGTGGCACGCCATTTGCGCACCATCTCGGATATCGGCATTGTGGTACTGACCGGACACACGGACCGCCAGCACCAGCTTGATGCGCTGAAGAGCGGCGCCGATTTCTACCTCCCCAAGCCGGTCGACCTCGACGTGCTGGCTATCACGCTGAAGAACCTTGCTCGGCGCATTCCATCCAAACAGCACGCGCACAAGCCCCAGCCCCAGCACAAACCCAGCACCGCTACCCACTGGCGACTGGAGGCCGGCGGTTGGCGACTGGTGTCGCCGCGCGGCAAGAGCGTAGTGCTGACCGCGTCGGAACAATGTGTGACGACAACCCTGGCTACCGAGCGTGGATCGCCAGTATCGCGCGATCTTCTGATTCGTGCCTTGAGCCGCAATGTCTACGATTTCGATCCGCACCGCCTCGAAATGATGATTCACCGCCTGCGCCGCAAAGTGCTCGCCAACACCGGAGAAACGCTACCGCTCATCACCGTGCGCGGTAGCGGTTATCTGTTTACCTGCGACGGTGATTCCTCTGTGTTGTCGTCATAA